The following are encoded together in the Peromyscus maniculatus bairdii isolate BWxNUB_F1_BW_parent chromosome 22, HU_Pman_BW_mat_3.1, whole genome shotgun sequence genome:
- the Selenoi gene encoding ethanolaminephosphotransferase 1, with translation MAGYEYVSPEQLAGFDKYKYSALDTNPLSLYVMHPFWNAIVKVFPTWLAPNLITFSGFLLVVFNFLLLTYFDPDFYASAPGHKHVPDWVWIVVGILNFVAYTLDGVDGKQARRTNSSTPLGELFDHGLDSWSCVYFVVTVYSIFGRGPTGVSVFVLYLLLWVVLFSFILSHWEKYNTGILFLPWGYDISQVTISFVYIVTAVVGVEAWYEPFLFNFLYRDLFTAMIIGCALCVTLPMSLLNFFRSYRSNTLKHSSVYEAMVPLFSPCLLFILSTVWILRSPSDILEIHPRIFYFMVGTAFANITCKLIVCQMSSTRCPTLNWLLLPLFLVVTTVSVGAAASHLESLLLHGLTAAFTLAHIHYGVQVVKQLSSHFQIYPFSLRKPNSDULGMEEKNVGL, from the exons TACAGTGCTCTGGATACCAACCCGCTCTCTCTGTATGTCATGCATCCATTTTGGAACGCTATAGTGAAG gtaTTTCCTACTTGGCTGGCTCCCAACCTTATAACCTTCTCTGGCTTTCTGCTGGTTGTATTCAATTTCCTACTTCTGACATACTTCGATCCTGACTTTTATGCTTCAG CACCAGGTCACAAGCATGTACCTGACTGGGTTTGGATTGTCGTGGGCATCCTCAACTTTGTAGCCTACACTCTAG ATGGAGTGGACGGAAAACAAGCACGCAGAACCAATTCCAGCACCCCTTTAGGGGAGCTTTTTGACCATGGCCTGGACAGTTGGTCATGTGTTTACTTTGTTGTGACCGTGTACTCCATCTTCGGACGCGGACCGACTGGCGTCAGTGTTTTTGTCCTTTACCTCCTGCTCTGGGtagttctgttttctttcatcctGTCTCACTGGGAAAAGTATAACACAGGCATTCTTTTCCTGCCCTGGGGCTATGACATTAGCCAAGTG ACTATTTCTTTTGTCTACATAGTGACTGCTGTGGTGGGAGTTGAGGCCTGGTATGAACCTTTCCTGTTTAATTTCTTATATAGAGACCTATTCACTGCAATGATTATTG GCTGTGCATTATGTGTGACACTTCCAATGAGTTTATTAAACTTTTTTag AAGTTACAGAAGCAACACCCTGAAGCACAGCTCCGTTTATGAAGCCATGGTCCCTCTCTTCTCTCCGtgtttgctcttcattttgtctACAGTGTGGATCCTCCGCTCTCCTTCAGATATTTTAGAGATCCACCCTAGAATATTCTACTTCATGGTTGGAACAGCTTTTGCCAATATCACa TGTAAGCTAATCGTTTGCCAAATGAGCAGCACACGGTGCCCGACTTTGAACTGGTtgctgcttcctctcttcctggtGGTGACCACAGTGAGCGTGGGGGCGGCAGCCTCCCACCTGGAGAGTCTTCTCCTTCACGGGCTCACGGCAGCCTTCACTCTGGCTCACATCCACTACGGAGTTCAAGTG GTGAAGCAGCTGAGCAGCCATTTTCAAATTTACCCGTTTTCACTGAGGAAACCAAACTCAGACTGACtaggaatggaagaaaagaacGTCGGCCTGTAA